The Terriglobales bacterium genome includes a window with the following:
- a CDS encoding amidase, producing the protein MSESRRQFLVNAALAYFGSSILPSAFAQQEPPPGMPPAFGTAPPVGPEVSPTTFVEAEKLMQVQFTAAERDQAAGNWRRAMAPLYERRTGPRKIELEPTLAPYSHWNPILPGEAPAVARDQFVRSNTDPGPVPSRDEDIAFAPLTYLARWIERRQLTSERLTQLYLSRLRKFDPKLRCVITLAPELALKQAKQTDQEIASGKYRGPLHGIPWGAKDLLDTAGIPTTYGAEPFRNRVPKEDAVVTKRLHDAGAVLVAKLSLGALALNDIWFGGQTMNPWLLEEGSSGSSAGPGAAVAAGLVGFAIGSETGGSIVSPSTRCGITGLRPTYGRVPRTGAMTLCWSLDKLGPMTRRVEDAILVLRAISGPDPGDLSSVPSKLDFDANAPATGLRVGYFPAWMKESPATDVDRAALAAVSKAGMVPVEVELPDWPYDSLDLILFAEAAAAFEDLTLSRKLDELKVQVPDAWPNTFRQSRFLSAVDFVQCDRFRRKVAAEMARLFSKVDLLLVPSLRDETLTITNFTGHPSLTLRAGFFQVSEARSDWAPDPAHPLPKFSPPRRVPHGVTLIGRLFDEGTITRAGIAMERSLAVSDERPPGF; encoded by the coding sequence ATGTCTGAATCTCGCCGGCAGTTTCTCGTCAATGCAGCCCTCGCGTATTTTGGATCGTCCATTCTCCCTTCTGCTTTTGCTCAACAAGAGCCGCCGCCGGGAATGCCTCCCGCATTCGGCACTGCGCCGCCCGTAGGTCCCGAGGTCTCGCCCACGACCTTCGTGGAAGCCGAAAAGCTGATGCAGGTGCAGTTCACGGCTGCCGAACGCGACCAAGCGGCTGGAAACTGGCGAAGGGCCATGGCTCCGCTGTATGAGCGGCGAACAGGACCGCGCAAGATCGAGCTGGAGCCAACGCTGGCGCCTTATTCTCACTGGAATCCGATATTGCCGGGCGAAGCGCCCGCCGTTGCCCGCGATCAGTTCGTCCGCAGCAACACCGATCCAGGGCCAGTTCCATCGCGGGACGAAGACATAGCGTTTGCTCCACTTACTTATCTGGCGCGCTGGATCGAGCGTCGGCAACTGACTTCCGAACGGCTGACCCAACTCTATCTCTCCCGCCTGCGGAAGTTCGATCCCAAATTACGATGCGTCATCACTCTCGCTCCCGAATTGGCACTCAAGCAAGCCAAGCAGACGGATCAGGAGATTGCCTCGGGCAAGTATCGCGGTCCTCTGCACGGAATCCCCTGGGGCGCGAAAGACCTTCTCGACACCGCCGGAATCCCAACAACCTATGGCGCCGAACCTTTTCGGAACCGCGTCCCCAAAGAGGACGCAGTCGTAACGAAGCGATTGCACGATGCTGGGGCGGTGCTGGTTGCTAAATTGAGTCTTGGCGCGCTGGCGCTGAACGATATCTGGTTCGGCGGACAGACGATGAATCCGTGGCTGCTTGAAGAGGGATCGTCGGGATCGAGCGCCGGCCCGGGCGCTGCCGTTGCCGCCGGGTTGGTTGGATTCGCGATCGGAAGCGAGACCGGAGGAAGCATCGTCTCGCCCAGCACGCGTTGCGGAATTACCGGACTGCGTCCGACCTATGGCCGTGTTCCGCGCACCGGGGCGATGACTCTCTGCTGGTCGCTCGACAAGCTCGGTCCCATGACGCGGCGTGTCGAAGATGCGATTCTTGTCCTGCGTGCCATCTCGGGACCGGATCCCGGCGATCTCTCCAGTGTGCCCAGCAAACTTGATTTCGACGCCAATGCTCCAGCCACGGGCCTGCGCGTCGGGTATTTTCCTGCATGGATGAAGGAAAGCCCGGCCACCGACGTAGACCGCGCCGCCCTCGCAGCAGTCAGCAAAGCCGGAATGGTTCCGGTTGAAGTCGAGCTTCCCGATTGGCCCTACGATTCTCTCGACCTGATTCTCTTCGCCGAGGCCGCTGCCGCTTTCGAAGACCTGACGCTCAGCCGCAAGCTGGACGAACTCAAAGTGCAGGTACCGGACGCATGGCCAAATACTTTTCGCCAGTCACGATTCCTGTCAGCAGTGGACTTCGTGCAATGCGACCGTTTCCGCCGCAAGGTCGCGGCTGAGATGGCGCGCCTCTTCTCAAAGGTAGATTTGCTCCTGGTCCCATCGCTCCGCGACGAGACGCTCACCATCACCAACTTCACCGGCCATCCATCGCTCACGCTACGCGCTGGATTCTTCCAGGTATCGGAAGCGCGCAGCGACTGGGCTCCCGATCCAGCCCATCCTCTGCCAAAATTCTCACCACCACGCCGCGTGCCTCACGGCGTAACCCTGATCGGAAGACTGTTCGATGAAGGCACAATCACCCGCGCCGGAATCGCTATGGAACGCAGCCTGGCTGTCTCCGATGAAAGACCGCCGGGCTTTTGA
- a CDS encoding DNA alkylation repair protein: protein MLNIQALGKRLGRNHELASLLWDTGWYEARLLTSFVDDPAQVTPAQMDRWCRDFDNWGICDTICFHLFDRTPHAWAKVAQWSDKREEFVKRAAFALLASLAGHDKSASDERFVESLALIERAATDERNFVKKGVNWALRRIGRRNSALNAAALAVARRLAESPNGAARWNGKNAVRELTSPGVMRQLARMRKGSKAASA, encoded by the coding sequence ATGTTGAACATTCAGGCGCTTGGCAAACGTCTTGGGCGCAATCACGAGCTCGCCAGTCTTCTCTGGGACACCGGCTGGTACGAGGCGCGGCTGCTGACCTCATTCGTCGATGATCCCGCGCAGGTTACGCCCGCACAAATGGATCGTTGGTGCCGCGACTTCGACAACTGGGGCATCTGCGACACGATTTGCTTTCACCTCTTCGACCGCACACCGCACGCGTGGGCCAAGGTCGCACAGTGGAGCGATAAACGCGAAGAGTTCGTCAAACGTGCAGCGTTCGCGCTGCTCGCGAGTCTCGCGGGACACGACAAGAGCGCCAGCGACGAGCGCTTTGTCGAGAGCCTGGCGTTAATCGAACGCGCTGCCACCGACGAACGAAACTTCGTGAAGAAAGGAGTGAACTGGGCTCTGCGGCGCATTGGAAGACGCAACAGCGCTCTCAACGCGGCCGCGCTAGCCGTGGCTCGGCGGCTGGCAGAATCCCCAAATGGGGCGGCACGCTGGAACGGGAAAAACGCCGTCCGAGAGCTCACCAGTCCAGGTGTAATGCGGCAGCTCGCACGAATGAGAAAGGGATCGAAAGCAGCGTCGGCATGA
- a CDS encoding rhodanese-like domain-containing protein, with product MGLTLTIVCAAGFLLLIVLWIRRAKSKDAIEKYRITPEVLRDLMRSNREVLIFDVRQPLDLLANSEIIPGAKRIPPKEVLENPGLIPKDKDSVVYCTCPSDKTSREVLHRALSLNFSRIKFLSGGLAGWKAKGYPVEQYTESFHLDTAT from the coding sequence ATGGGACTCACTCTGACCATTGTTTGCGCTGCAGGGTTCTTGCTTCTGATCGTACTTTGGATCAGACGCGCTAAGAGTAAGGACGCGATCGAGAAATACCGGATCACGCCGGAGGTGCTCCGCGATTTGATGCGTTCAAATCGAGAGGTTCTCATCTTTGATGTTCGGCAGCCTCTCGACTTATTGGCCAACTCTGAAATCATTCCCGGCGCAAAGCGGATTCCGCCAAAGGAAGTGCTCGAGAACCCGGGGCTCATCCCAAAAGACAAAGACTCAGTTGTTTACTGCACCTGCCCAAGCGACAAGACCAGCCGGGAAGTATTGCATCGAGCCCTCTCTCTCAATTTTTCTCGAATCAAATTTCTAAGCGGTGGATTGGCGGGCTGGAAAGCGAAAGGCTATCCGGTCGAGCAATACACAGAGTCTTTCCATCTCGACACTGCAACCTAA
- a CDS encoding SDR family NAD(P)-dependent oxidoreductase translates to MNSLVWFITGASRGLGLEITRAALKRGDSVVATARNLQSIVHAPGGQERLLPVALDVTNGLQAEAAVSVALKRFGRIDVLVNNAGRGLLGAVEEASSEEVRSVFAVNVDGLLTATRAVLPSMRERRSGRILNISSGGGFSGAPGWGVYCATKFAVEGLSESLHAELLPLGIHVTIIEPGAFRTDFLDASSLHRTAQVIDDYSESAGVTRQRVEALPRPSPRCGCH, encoded by the coding sequence ATGAACTCGCTTGTTTGGTTCATTACTGGTGCGTCGCGCGGCTTGGGATTAGAAATCACTCGCGCCGCGCTGAAGCGCGGAGACTCGGTCGTAGCTACCGCACGAAATCTTCAATCAATAGTCCATGCTCCCGGTGGGCAGGAACGCCTCTTGCCCGTTGCACTTGATGTCACGAACGGCTTACAGGCGGAAGCGGCCGTGAGTGTAGCGCTAAAGCGTTTTGGACGGATCGATGTGCTGGTCAACAACGCTGGACGAGGACTGCTCGGCGCAGTCGAGGAGGCGTCTTCCGAAGAAGTTCGATCGGTCTTTGCCGTAAATGTTGATGGTTTGCTCACGGCCACGCGCGCAGTTCTTCCCTCGATGCGCGAACGGCGCTCGGGCCGGATCCTCAATATCAGTTCCGGCGGTGGATTCAGTGGAGCACCAGGCTGGGGAGTGTACTGTGCCACAAAGTTCGCGGTTGAGGGGCTCAGCGAGTCGTTGCATGCCGAGTTGCTTCCACTCGGAATCCACGTCACCATCATCGAGCCCGGAGCATTCCGGACAGACTTTCTCGACGCCAGTTCCTTACACCGTACCGCGCAAGTTATCGACGACTACAGTGAGAGTGCGGGTGTTACTCGCCAGCGGGTTGAAGCGCTACCGCGGCCGAGCCCCCGATGCGGCTGCCATTAG
- a CDS encoding DUF3500 domain-containing protein, whose translation MNRRSFLYSSAVLGGSSLLGSRLGHGEDAHSHGTHAASVMSECARRFLAALDTNQRGKTTFQFDADERLNWHFIPKERKGLSLREMTPYQKHLASALLAAGLSQTGYIKAVTIMSLEDVLRIIERDSGEYRNPEKYYFSVFGTPAENGRWGYRIEGHHFSQNYTIVNGKIIDAPSFFGANPAEVRQGPRKGLRTLAAEDDLGIELIHSLGEPQLKIAIVNPTAYSEILSGASRKAALQGQPSGLSASEMKANQFDALMALMEEYARNLPDELAEDRITQINKAGRNIHFAWSGGINRGDPHYYRVQTPSFLIELDDTQDDANHIHSVWRDVTGDFGQDLLRQHYQASH comes from the coding sequence ATGAATCGCCGATCGTTTCTTTACTCGTCCGCCGTACTCGGGGGAAGTAGTTTGCTTGGCTCGAGGCTTGGCCACGGCGAAGATGCCCATTCGCATGGCACACATGCAGCCTCGGTGATGAGCGAGTGTGCAAGGCGTTTTCTCGCAGCCCTTGATACCAATCAGCGCGGTAAGACGACATTTCAATTCGACGCTGATGAGCGCCTGAATTGGCATTTCATTCCGAAAGAACGCAAGGGACTCTCCTTGCGCGAGATGACACCCTATCAAAAGCATCTCGCCAGCGCCTTGCTTGCGGCTGGACTGAGCCAGACCGGATACATCAAAGCCGTGACCATCATGAGCCTGGAGGACGTCCTGAGGATTATCGAACGTGACAGCGGTGAATATCGCAACCCAGAGAAGTACTACTTTTCCGTTTTCGGCACTCCCGCCGAGAATGGCAGATGGGGCTATCGCATCGAAGGACATCATTTCAGCCAGAACTACACGATCGTGAACGGCAAGATCATCGACGCTCCAAGTTTCTTCGGCGCCAATCCCGCCGAAGTTCGGCAAGGCCCGCGTAAGGGTCTGCGCACATTGGCAGCCGAAGACGACCTTGGAATTGAACTGATCCATTCCCTGGGTGAACCACAGTTGAAGATCGCGATCGTAAATCCAACCGCTTACAGCGAGATCCTGAGCGGCGCCAGCAGGAAGGCAGCGCTTCAGGGACAGCCGTCCGGTCTTTCGGCTTCTGAGATGAAGGCGAACCAGTTCGACGCGCTCATGGCGCTCATGGAGGAGTATGCGCGGAACCTGCCCGATGAGTTGGCCGAGGATCGCATCACGCAGATCAACAAGGCCGGCCGGAATATCCACTTCGCGTGGAGTGGAGGCATCAATCGCGGCGACCCGCACTATTACCGCGTTCAGACACCCTCATTCCTGATTGAGTTGGACGACACTCAAGATGATGCCAACCACATCCACTCCGTGTGGCGGGACGTGACTGGCGACTTCGGCCAGGATCTGCTCCGGCAGCACTACCAAGCGAGTCATTGA